In Nostoc piscinale CENA21, the genomic stretch ATGGGCATTTCTAAGTCAGTAATAATTAAATCTGGTTGATACTCTTGTGCTTGAGTAATACCTTCCTTACCATTCAGAGCTTCAATTACACAAAATCCCAGGGGTTTGAGTAAATTTACAATCACAGCCCGATTATCGGCAACATCATCTACCACCAAAATTGTTTTTTGATTTCCTTTGTATCTAATGATGTGATTGCTACCTTTGTCAAGATGTGGAACCGCAGATGATACACAATCTTTAACTTTTGGTAAATCTAGATCAAACCAAAATTTGCTCCCTTGACCATAGTGGCTTTCTACTTGAATTTGGCTCCCCATCATTTCTACAATTTGACAGCTAATAGCCAGACCTAAGCCTGTTCCTTCTACCTTTTGATAACTATCTCCTACCTGTTCAAAAGGTAGGAAAATTTTCTGTAATTCTTCTAAGGATATGCCAACTCCAGTATCTTCAACTTGAAATCTGATCGTGCTACATGGATAATCTGTAGTCAATACATCAATTTCAATTACTTCTACACTGAACTTCACTGCACCATTCTCTGTAAATTTGATGGCATTTCCTAACAGGTTCAGCAATACTTGGCGTAATCTTTTTTCATCTGCATTAATAACGCTTGGAATCAAATCACTGATGTGATAGCTAAAAGGGAGGTTTTTTTTGCTCTGCTTTAATTCGGCAGATATCATATACACCTAATAGAAAATCATGGAACTTAAATGTATGAGGGTATAATTCTAGTTTTTTCGATTCAATTTTGGCAATATCTAAAATATCATTGATTAACATTAATAAATGAGAGCCACAGTGATAAATAGTTTGAATGGCATTTTGTTGTGTAGGGCTGGCTGTGCTATCTCGTTGGAGAATTTGTGCATAGCCAAGAATCCCATTCAAAGGTGTGCGAAGTTCATGACTTATATTGGCAATAAATTCGCTTTTTGCTTGGTTGGCAGTATCAGCAGCTTCTTTGGCGGTTTTTAATTCTTTGGTTCTTAGTTCAACACGTTCTTCTAGCTCTTGATTGGTGTTTTCTAAAGCTGTGAAAAAATCATTTAATTGTCCTGCCATTTTATTAAATGATTGAGCTAGAATACTGATTTCTTTTACACCAGAAAATTTAACTGTTTGGTCAAGATTTCCAGAGGCGATCGCACTACTAGCTTGTGTTAAATCTAAAATAGGTTGGGTAATCCAACGAGCCGTATATATTCCCAAAACTGTAGCAACAACCAATGCGCCTACACAAAGCAAAATAGTCGTATTATTGTTAGCGTCTATTTCTGCCATAAAGTCAGTTTCTGGCACAATCACAACTACTAGCCAATCTAATCCTAATTTATCTTGCCAAGGTGTGACCTTCACAAACTGCCGTTCACCTTGAAGTTTTAATGTAAACTGTTGCGTATTATGAATTTGTTGAAAACTACCAAACTTTTGCTGTAAATAATCAGCAATACCTTTGATTAAATGATTATTACTATTAAATACTGATAGTCTATGTGCTTTACCATCAATTACATTATATGGTGCTTCATTAGTCGAAGAACCAACAATTAGTCCAGACCTTTCTAAAAGGAAGACTTTTCCTTGTTTACCAAATTTTAAATCTTGTAAAAAATTGCTAATTTGCGTGAGCAATAAATCTACACTCAGTATACATACAATATTCTTAGAGTCATCATATAGCGGATAACTAGAAGATATAGAAAAAATTTCTGGTTTATCTTCCCATTGATAAATTTGACTCCACACTGGTCTACCTATTTTGACTGCGTCAGCATACCAAGCTTCTACACGCGGATCATAATCTTTGATCGCTGTTAATTGATCACGATTTCCTTGATTATCTGTGGTATAAACATAAAGTTTACCTAGGCTATTTTTCTCAGAGACTTCATTAATTAAAAGTTCACCATTATCTAAACGTTCAACCCCGATAAATTCACCTTTAGGATTAGCAAAGCTAATATAGCCAATGTTAAACACTCGCATTTGTTTCCAGAAATAGCGACTTGCCACCTGATAGTCTTGGAGATTCAATATTCCTAGGTTGATGGCTGCTAAATTAATTCGATTAACCTGATGTGGAGTGGCTAGGTATGTATTTAGATGCTGTTCTACAAGTCCATTCACTTTGGTAGTTAGCTGATCTGCAAGGTTATTAACGGCTTTTTGACCGTTTTTAAATGATAAATAACCTACTAAACTAACTGCGGCAAAAATTTGCAGTACAAAGGGTACAACCAAAATCAGTCGCAAAGGCAACTTAGATGAACGCAGAATACCAAAATGCTTCATAATCTTCTGAATAGTGAGAATTTTCAACTACATACCTATAATTAGGTTGCCCATTCTCCCAGTCTCAGTATCATCAGTTATTACTATCTACTGACTAATACTTAAGAAATTTTCTACAGACAACTGATGAATTTACTAATAAATAACTTTTTATGTTTAATTATCTTAAAATACAGGGTTCGACAACCGTAATTATAATGAAATTAATTTTGGATAAATCAAATATATATCTGGAGAATGATTTTATTTTAATTAGGTCAAATGGTGTATCTTTTTTCTTTTAAAAAGTTTAGAATACCGATACCAACCAACTGAAGCAATCTCAAAGTTATCGATAAATATTTCTTTTACTTTATTTAATCACCTCGTAAAAGTAGTCATTGAGTTCAATTTTCCAGATGTTGATAAACGGATAATATCAACATAATAAAAGACCAATCATTGCAAATGTCACCAATCTTTTGAGTAATGAAAATAGCCGAAAAGACATGCTAAATCTAAGAAAATAACTTTTGTTAGCTATATACCTATTTGTTTTTATGCAAGGTAT encodes the following:
- a CDS encoding hybrid sensor histidine kinase/response regulator → MKHFGILRSSKLPLRLILVVPFVLQIFAAVSLVGYLSFKNGQKAVNNLADQLTTKVNGLVEQHLNTYLATPHQVNRINLAAINLGILNLQDYQVASRYFWKQMRVFNIGYISFANPKGEFIGVERLDNGELLINEVSEKNSLGKLYVYTTDNQGNRDQLTAIKDYDPRVEAWYADAVKIGRPVWSQIYQWEDKPEIFSISSSYPLYDDSKNIVCILSVDLLLTQISNFLQDLKFGKQGKVFLLERSGLIVGSSTNEAPYNVIDGKAHRLSVFNSNNHLIKGIADYLQQKFGSFQQIHNTQQFTLKLQGERQFVKVTPWQDKLGLDWLVVVIVPETDFMAEIDANNNTTILLCVGALVVATVLGIYTARWITQPILDLTQASSAIASGNLDQTVKFSGVKEISILAQSFNKMAGQLNDFFTALENTNQELEERVELRTKELKTAKEAADTANQAKSEFIANISHELRTPLNGILGYAQILQRDSTASPTQQNAIQTIYHCGSHLLMLINDILDIAKIESKKLELYPHTFKFHDFLLGVYDICRIKAEQKKPPF
- a CDS encoding ATP-binding protein codes for the protein MIPSVINADEKRLRQVLLNLLGNAIKFTENGAVKFSVEVIEIDVLTTDYPCSTIRFQVEDTGVGISLEELQKIFLPFEQVGDSYQKVEGTGLGLAISCQIVEMMGSQIQVESHYGQGSKFWFDLDLPKVKDCVSSAVPHLDKGSNHIIRYKGNQKTILVVDDVADNRAVIVNLLKPLGFCVIEALNGKEGITQAQEYQPDLIITDLEMPIMDGVHMTQNLRSQPEFAEIVIIASSASVFTLNRIQSLEAGCNDFLPKPVQAEELFAQLKLYLNLDWIYANSQPSIEITDNVNEEIIFPPATELMNLYQAAKAGYVMGIQEEINRIQNLDHKYAIFTNKISKLVEDFEDEAIVEMLKIYLN